GGCTTAAGAATTTTTATGAAACATGAGCTTAAAAGCCTTAAGCTCTTTGATAGGATCTAGCTCTTCATCTTTAAGAACATACTCCACTAGGCTAGGACTCAACTGTGTAGCTGTAATAATATCCCTTAAAGCCTTTTCAAAAGCATCTCCATGAATATAGCAGCATGCTCTATTATAATACAAAACCGAGGTGTCTTCATTATACATTATGCCCTTTGTAATTATATCAATAGCCCTTTTATAGTCCTGCTGTTCTTTATATATAATAGCCAAATTTAAGAAACTATAAGGATAGCAGGGTTCTTCTTTTATGGATAATCTATAATAATGCTGGGCTTTTTCTATTTCACCTAAGCCTTTATAGATAACTCCCATATTAAATAATGGTATATGGTGATTAGGAATCAGCTCTAAGCTTTTCTCCATCATTTCTATAGCCATATTGTGTTCATTTATCTCTTCATATATAGAACCTAAGTTAGTATGTGCCCAAAAATCATCGGGCTTTAAAGCTATAGTTTTTTTATAGCATAGTATAGCATTTTCCTTTTCTCCAATTTCATCGTAGATATTTGCTAGAAAGAAATATGCCCTATCATAATATTCATCTATCTGTATTGCTCTTTTATAATATTGTATGGCACTCCCATAGTCTTTTCTATCATCATATAAAATAGCTAGTCCATAGTATGCTCTAGCTTCATCAGGGTCTATATCCAATATTTCTCGATACTTTTCTTCTGCCTTAATGATATCTCCTAGACCATCATAAACCAAGGCCATATCCAGCAATAATTCAATATCGTATTTTCCACCCTCCATGCCATATGCTTTTCTAAAAAACCTAAGGGCTTTAATAAACTTTCCCTCTTCTTGAAATTCTTTAGCTATATTTTTATAATTATTAATCATATATACGTTCTTATCCATATTCAATTACCCTTCCAACTGTGATTATCCTTACTCATATAAAGCTATTTACAAATATAGTATATATGATTTGTAAATTTAATCAAGAATAAAACACTAAGAAGGAAATTTACAAAAAAAGAATGTCTCGGAATAATGAATTTCTTTGCTACTTAAAATTCAACGGACTTGGCACATACATTAGTAATAGCCAAGTCCATGAAATTTTAAGGTCTCAGACTTCATCCACTCTGAAACACCCAGGGATAAGACCCAAGGAATTATCCTTTGAGATAGCCCCTTTTTTCAAGATTTCTACCAACTAGATTATAAACTTTTCCGTACCATTTTCTAATTTATCAATAACCTGGGTCAATTTATCTATCTCACTTCCTATTCTTTGAATAGATATTGTGTTTTGCTCAGTAGTGGCCGCCACTTCCTCAGTTGCCGCTGCACTTTCTTCGGATATACTTGCAAGATTCTCAATTGTTTCAACTACCTTTCCAGCACTTTCGTTTAACATATCAGAGTCCTCAGAAACCCTACGTATTTTATCCGATACCTCTTGTACCGATGCGATAGTTTCAGCGAAGGATTTAACTATTTCTTCAACAGACTTTTCCTGATCTCCAATTGTACTCTCTGTATTCTTCATCTCTTCAACCGCATTTTCAATGCCATTTTGAATATCTTTTATTAATTCATTAATTTTTTGTGTAGAATTCGACGACTGTTCTGCTAGTTTTCTTACTTCATCAGCTACCACTGCAAAGCCCTTACCATGCTCTCCAGCTCTAGCTGCTTCAATGGCAGCATTTAAAGCTAGTAGATTTGTTTGTTCTGCAATTCCATCTATGGTATTTACTATCTCCCCTATTTCCAAGGATTTATTTGAAAGATTATTAATCGCATTGGCCACCTTTATAGTAGCATTCTTACTTTCTATCATCTTCTCTTTTTGATATTCTATTTTACCCGAGCTTTCTTCCATTATCATCATTGAATTAGCCGTTAACTCTTCACATACCTTAGTCTCTTGGGTTACACCCCTTAGTTTTTTAATTATTTCCCCTATCATTAAACTACCGTCTTGAGTATTACTTGCTTGCTCACTAACTCCCTGGGCTAATTCCGAAACAGTAATGGAGATTTGCTTTGAAGATGCTGAAACTCCTGATGAAACTTGATCCAATTCTTGACAAGATTCAACTACATTAACTGTACTAGTCTTAATTTCTGAAACAAGCTTGTGGATGTTCTCTATCATATTTATAAAAGCCCTTGCTAACAATCCAATTTCATTATCCTTTTTATAATACTGGACTAAATTCTCTTGCCTAGTTAAATCTCCTTCTGTGATTCTCTCAGCATCCTTTGTTATAACTTTCAAAGGATTAATTACCATTCTTGTTATTATCTGGGACAACATAATAACCAATAAAACAAGTGAAATAATTAGAATCCCAGCATTAAAGTAAAATGTTCTATTAATGACTCTAAACACCTCTGACTGTGGAATAAATACAACAACATTTAGTCCAGTATCTCCGATTGGTGCAAATACACTTAAATATGTATCATTATCTAGTTTAATTCTATTAACGCTTGAGTTATCTCCACTAAGTATTTTATTTCCAAATTCTTTAAGTTTTTCGTCCTCTTCATCAATTATCCTCATATTTAGATTTTTATCCGTATCTCTATTGGCAAGATAATAACCTTCACTAGTCACAACAAATGCATATCCTTCTTGTCCAATTTTTATATTTGAAACGTATTGTTGTAATTCATCCAATCCGATATCTAGGGTTATAACTCCAACCTTTTCACCTGTCTTTTCAATAGCACTTGTGGCTGTTATCATTGGAACCCCTGTAATTGGATCTGCATATGGTTCACTCCAAATGACACTTTTATCTATTTCAAAGCCATCCTTGTACCAATCATACTGGAAATAGTCTTCCTTAGCTGTACTATAATCCCATGTAGTTTTTATAGTATTGCCATCTTTGTGCATGTACGGACCATAGTACTTATGTTCTTTATCATACTCATATGGCTGAAGCCAAAATCCTCCACCTATAATTAGGTCATCATTTTCTATGTGTTTTTTGAGTATACTAAGTAATATATCGGTATCATATCCAGGCATTACCCCAATGGTTGAAGCATAGGATTGACCAGAATCTCCCCATTTAGAAAACTTGGAATTTAAATATGATGCTTCCTTCTCAGCTTGAAATGTTAGTGTTGTATTGATTGTATCCCTAAAAACTCGCTTAAAGGTTAAAATATTTAAACTGATCTGGACAAAGGATAAAACAACTGTAAACACAACTATTGCTACAATCACCGTATTTTTAATACTCTTCATTTGTTATTATGCCCTCCTATTTTGATATATTAAACGACGCATTTTGACATCTTTCCTTGTTGAACTTAATTCTATATTTTTTTGTATTCTCCTTCTCTATTAACAAATTTTAAGATATATTTAACTTTTGCATAAATTTCCATAGGATAAACCCCATGTATATCTAGTATCTCTTACTTTTGATGTGAGTGTTTTGCCAAGGAGCATCTACAATAAGAAAGGACTAACTCATGGGATATTTCCCTGAGCTTAGCCCCCCATATCTAAGTTTTATGCCCCCGTCATAGAAATAGTTTTGTCTTCATTGCAAGTAATTATCTTATTTATCTTATTTACAACGGTTTTCAAAATTACTTTTCTTCCCCATAAATCCACAAGATATTTCAATGTCTCATAGGCATAGCTTAATTCTAATTCCCTTCCATCGTATTCATGGGATATCATCAGTGATTTATCCTTTGGCAAAATTTTTTCCACCTTAATAATTGGAATCCCTCCCATTCCAACCATATTGGCCAGTGTATCTCTGATTTCCTTCCAACCTTCTTCATCGGCTACTTCTTCTATTACGTAATTACTACCCTTCTTATCATACTTGAAAATATTAAGTTTTAAAGCTAATTCCTTTGTAAGATATTTCCTAATAAAGGATTGATCTCTTTCAAGCTTTCTTACCTCAAATAGCTTTTCTTTTCCATACCGCTTTTCTATGTCTTCAAAAATCTTAAATCCAACAAAATAGGGATTTATACTTCCATAAAATGGCCTAATAACTTGATTATGTCTATTTAAAAACTCAATATATAAGCCCTGGGGTAATTCTAATTGGTTTACTATCTTATGATGCCAGTGGCATGCCCAGCCTTCATTTATAATTTTTGTTTCAATTTGGGGGATAAAATATTTTGTCTCTTCCTTTACAATGTGAAGTATATCCTTCTCCCAATCTTTCAAATCACTATATTCTATTAAAAAGCCCATGATATCATCAGTAGGCTCTAGAGGTACTTTGTTAACATCTGGGAAAGGAATATCTTTTTTATTACCTAAGAGATTATCTGATTTTGTATCTCCATAATATTTTTTTAGTAATCTTTCCTTTTTCTCTTCTTCTGAAATGGTTTTTAGTCCAATGAATCTAGTAGTATGATATCTTATTGCATGGGCGGCATCGAGTATACGTTCTACTTTTTCATACCCAATTGTAGGGTCTTCTACATAGCTTCTGATTCTATCGGAGTGATTCTTAAACATTTCAACGGTATAATCCGCATTTGTTCCATCTACAAATAATCTATTGTTTTTGAAAAAATCATTATGTCCATATACATGGGCCATAGTAAGTATTTGTAAAAGCAATGTATTATCTCTCATAAGATATGCGATACAAGGATTGGAGTTGATTACCATTTCATAGGGTAACCCTTCAAGATTGTATTTGTATAAAGTTTTTTTACGTTCATATGTCTTACCATAGCTCCAGTGGGGATAATGGGACGGCATTCCTACATATGCCTCATAACAAATCATATCCTCATAGTTACATACCTCATATTCTTGAGGATACCAGTCAAGTCCTTCAACCTTTGCAATGGCCGTAATCTTGTCATCCCATTCTTCTAGCTGCTTAATAGTATATTCCATCATAGGCTATTTATTATTCCATGAGCCCTTTTTCCTTCCTTAATAATTTTCTTAGAGCAGGAATAATATCCTCCTTTCTTGAAATGGTAGCAACAGAAAAGTTTGGATACTTCACATTTGTTAAGAATTGTGATTTTATAGAACTCGTAGGTATATATCCCCCCACCACAATTTGTCCATATCCAAAAAGATTACATGTTTCACATAGTTTTTTGGCTTGCTGAACAGCTTTATCGTTATCCTCTCTCCAATTATCCCCATCGCTACAATGAAAAGCATACACATTCCATACACTGGGATTATATCTCTTCTCAATAATCTCTAGGGCTTTTTGATATCCGCTGCTTATATATGTTCCCCCGGATTGCCCTTTATGAAAGAATTCATTTTCACTTACCTCTTTTGCTATGGTTGAATGGGATACAAATACGACCTCTACATTTAAATATTTAAGTCTAACAAATTGATATAAAAGAAAGAAGAAACTCCTAGCTATATATTTTTTTGTGATATTCATAGACCCTGATGTGTCCATAATACAGATGACAACTGCATTACTTTCTCTTTTTACATCCTTTCTTAGATGATAATATCTTAGATCATCTTCTTTAAATGGGAATCTTTCTTTTTCACAGTCGTCCTTGTCAATGTCCTTATCTCTACCCCTACTAGCTATTTTTTCCCTTTTAAGCTTTTCAATCACCGATCTCTTCTTAGCTAAACGAGGCTTGATTCCCTTCCTTTGATATCCTAACCTCTTAAATTTCTTTTCCGACTCTATTTCATTAAACTTCTTTCTTTCCATATATGGTAAATCTAAATCATCAAATAGATAGTTGATTAGTTCCTCAATGGTGATCTCTGTTTCATATATGTCTTCCCCTTCACCATTCCCAGCTTGATCGCCTTCCTTTCCATTCTGCACTTGATCCGTTCCTATTATATCTCCTCTTTTTTCATTCCCATTACCCGAACCCAATTCTGGCTTATTCTTTCCATATACAAATCTATATTCTTTTATTCCCTTAATAGGTATTTTTATCTTTTTATCTTTACTCTTACCTATGATGCTCTCCTGGGCAATAATATTTCCTATATCTTTTTTAATTGAATCCTCAACTAATCTTCTATGTCTTAATCTATCCTCCGACGAACGATCCCTTCCCCTATTGTCAAATTCCCTAAATACGGTCAATTTTTCACCTCCTAACAAAAGCGTCTCACGACGCTTCAGGCCACCTAACAATCAGAATTTCTTCGTTGTCGCTTCACCCAAGAACCCTTACGTATGTCTATATACGCTTCGGTCTCTCGGCCTTAGCACGCCTCGAACTTCAAATTCTTAGGCAGCCTGTCATCTTGTTGACTTTGTCAACAATCTGAAGCGTCTGACGACGCTTTGTAGTTTTAATCCTTCCATAGATTATTGGCTGCATATTTTAGGATGACATTACAGCAGTGTTCACAGTATCCATTTCTCTTCATTTCCTCTACCATTGCATCATATTTTTTTCTTTGACCCTTATCCCTTACCTTTGTCCGGGTGATAACCCTACTTAATTCTCTTACGGAAGTGGTTAATTTTTTCTCTATGGCTTCCTTTAAAGGCTGATAGCACGTATAGTCAATTTTTCCTCCATTTCTCATGACATAGAACATGTATGAAGTGACATCCTGTCTAAATCCCTTAGCAGCACTTCCAGTTATTTTAATCTGCTCCTCAATGGATTTTAGAAATTCCTCATCCGGCTCTAATTCTTCACCAGTACTTTCATCTTTAATCTTAGTTTTATTTACAAAGGCTTCAGCATGATCTAAATAATTATTGAATAAATCTTCTGCTTGCTCTTTATATCCATGTATAAAGGCTTTTGTTACCTCGCTCTCTAATATCTTATGATATTCCTTTTTAATTACATTCTGAAGAAAGTTAAGATATTTTTTCTTTGCATCTTCACCAATTGCTAAATCCTTTACGGCTTGAACAAAGGTTTCTAATACGGATATGGGATTGATACAATTATGCTCTGACTCAGCTATTGCATGGTCTAGCACCTTCATTATAAATCTCGGTGATATGCCTGTCATACCTTCCCTTGGTGAATCTTCCCTCAGCTCAATTATATCTATTTTTTTAGTAGTACCTTTTTCGACAATCTCTTCTCCGTTATATATTTTTAATTTCGTGAGCAGATTAACCTTGGATGAAGGGACAAGCCTTGTAAGAATTGCAAACATCGATGCTACTTCAATAGTATGGGGTGCAATATGTGCATCAAAGTTACTTTTATTCAAAATTTTATTATAGATTTTTATTTCTTCATCTAATTCTAGGCAGTATGGCACCTCTATCTTAACAATTCTATCTAGAATAGCTTCATTAGTATGATCTGATTTAAATTTATTCCACTCCCCTTCATTTGAATGGGCTAGAATAATTCCATCAAAGTAGATCATAGATGATTTCCCCGGAGAAGGAATACTTTTTTCTTGGGTGGCAGTAATCATAGTATGTAGGTATTCTATTTCGTTTTTGAATACTTCAATAAATTCTACTATACCTCTATTCCCTACATTAAAAGCCCCATTTAAGGACAGTACCCTGGGATCATCCTCTGAATACAAATCTAGTTTTGATATATCTACAGAGCCTATTAATACTGATGTATCTTGATTATTTGGATCGACGGGAGGAACTACACCTATACCCTTTCTAGACCTAATACTGAAATCTACGGATTCTACTGGGAAGTTTTCAAATTCATTATTATATTCATGTTTCAATCTATATCTACAAATAGGGCATAAATCTCCTTCAATTTTGACATCAAGTAATTCTTCAAATTTCTCCCTTAGATGATTTGGTACTAGGTGCAATGGTTCTTCCCTCATTGGACACCCCTTTATTGCATATACTGGGTCTCTTTTTTCAAGTCCCCTCTTTAATGCCTCCATAATTGATGATTTACCTGCTCCCACTGGCCCCACAAGATAAAGCACCTGACGAGACTCTTCACCCTTCATAGCAGCTGTTTTAAAATAATTAACTATCTTCATTAATATTTTGTCAATCCCATAAAACTCTTTGAAGAAATTATATTTCTTAATCATATCATTTCCATAAATTCTTCTCAGTCTGGGATTTTCTGCTGTATTAATAACGTCTACTCCTTCACTAAATATTACATCATGCATTCTCTGATGTGCTAACATACAAAGCCACGGTTTTTCCTTTAATATCTCTAGATAATCCAAGAATGTTCCTTCAAAATTCTTCTTTTTCCTTTCTTCCCTATCTTTACTAATTATCTCGGTGAATCTAACCATAAATATCTAAGCCCCCTTTTATGAGATATAAGCCATAAAATAGTTTTTGTTATTATACATATTTATGTAGCTTCTATGAATTTTAAAACAGTAAATAGGTTAAATCCTATTTTCTTCTTAAAATTTTATCCATTTTAGGTCAATATTATATTTATTTATAGGTTATTTGGAAATATATAATTAAGAATTAAAAAAGGATAGACAGTAAAATTCTCACTTACTATCTATCCCTCAGTTATTATTCTTTATTGAAAACTACTTTTTAGGCGAAATAGCTATAAGCTTATTTATAGCTTGACCTCTTTTAACAAATTTCTCTTCATATTCTGTCATAACATTCCCTTGGACATGCTCACTATTATGTAAGTCTCTAGTAATCAAAGAAATCTCCCACCTAGCCTCTTTTAATTCTTCGATGGAGAAATCAAATAGATCCACATTGTCAGTTTTAAAATGAAGTTCCCCATGGGGAATTAAAAGTTTTTCATAGAGTCCTAAGAAGCTTCTATAAGTAAGTCTTCTTTTGAAATGTCTTTTCTTTGGCCATGGGTCTGAGAAATTTAAATACACCCTGTTTATCTCATTTTCATTGAATATATCTTCTATCTTTCTTATATCAGAATGGACAAAGTAAAAATTTCCCTTAGGCTTTTCTTCTAGTTTATTTACACCTCTTATGATAACCTTGGAGTTCCTCTCAAAGGCCAAGTAATTTATATTTGGATTTTTCTCTGCCATCTGTACTATAAATCCACCTCTACCGGAACCAAACTCTACGTGTATTGGGTTGTCATTATTAAATTTATTTTTCCAATTTCCTTTATATTCTTCTGGCTTAATCACTACTTTATCATGACTTTGAAGTCTTTCTAATCCACCTTGTACATATCTTAATCTCACCTTATCCATCCTTTCCCTTTGTTTATGCCCTTACTTTCTTTTATTTTTCCTTAATAATCCTTAGCGTATTATATTTATTGCTTCTACCAA
This DNA window, taken from Maledivibacter sp., encodes the following:
- a CDS encoding tetratricopeptide repeat protein, encoding MDKNVYMINNYKNIAKEFQEEGKFIKALRFFRKAYGMEGGKYDIELLLDMALVYDGLGDIIKAEEKYREILDIDPDEARAYYGLAILYDDRKDYGSAIQYYKRAIQIDEYYDRAYFFLANIYDEIGEKENAILCYKKTIALKPDDFWAHTNLGSIYEEINEHNMAIEMMEKSLELIPNHHIPLFNMGVIYKGLGEIEKAQHYYRLSIKEEPCYPYSFLNLAIIYKEQQDYKRAIDIITKGIMYNEDTSVLYYNRACCYIHGDAFEKALRDIITATQLSPSLVEYVLKDEELDPIKELKAFKLMFHKNS
- a CDS encoding methyl-accepting chemotaxis protein, coding for MKSIKNTVIVAIVVFTVVLSFVQISLNILTFKRVFRDTINTTLTFQAEKEASYLNSKFSKWGDSGQSYASTIGVMPGYDTDILLSILKKHIENDDLIIGGGFWLQPYEYDKEHKYYGPYMHKDGNTIKTTWDYSTAKEDYFQYDWYKDGFEIDKSVIWSEPYADPITGVPMITATSAIEKTGEKVGVITLDIGLDELQQYVSNIKIGQEGYAFVVTSEGYYLANRDTDKNLNMRIIDEEDEKLKEFGNKILSGDNSSVNRIKLDNDTYLSVFAPIGDTGLNVVVFIPQSEVFRVINRTFYFNAGILIISLVLLVIMLSQIITRMVINPLKVITKDAERITEGDLTRQENLVQYYKKDNEIGLLARAFINMIENIHKLVSEIKTSTVNVVESCQELDQVSSGVSASSKQISITVSELAQGVSEQASNTQDGSLMIGEIIKKLRGVTQETKVCEELTANSMMIMEESSGKIEYQKEKMIESKNATIKVANAINNLSNKSLEIGEIVNTIDGIAEQTNLLALNAAIEAARAGEHGKGFAVVADEVRKLAEQSSNSTQKINELIKDIQNGIENAVEEMKNTESTIGDQEKSVEEIVKSFAETIASVQEVSDKIRRVSEDSDMLNESAGKVVETIENLASISEESAAATEEVAATTEQNTISIQRIGSEIDKLTQVIDKLENGTEKFII
- a CDS encoding SpoVR family protein; amino-acid sequence: MMEYTIKQLEEWDDKITAIAKVEGLDWYPQEYEVCNYEDMICYEAYVGMPSHYPHWSYGKTYERKKTLYKYNLEGLPYEMVINSNPCIAYLMRDNTLLLQILTMAHVYGHNDFFKNNRLFVDGTNADYTVEMFKNHSDRIRSYVEDPTIGYEKVERILDAAHAIRYHTTRFIGLKTISEEEKKERLLKKYYGDTKSDNLLGNKKDIPFPDVNKVPLEPTDDIMGFLIEYSDLKDWEKDILHIVKEETKYFIPQIETKIINEGWACHWHHKIVNQLELPQGLYIEFLNRHNQVIRPFYGSINPYFVGFKIFEDIEKRYGKEKLFEVRKLERDQSFIRKYLTKELALKLNIFKYDKKGSNYVIEEVADEEGWKEIRDTLANMVGMGGIPIIKVEKILPKDKSLMISHEYDGRELELSYAYETLKYLVDLWGRKVILKTVVNKINKIITCNEDKTISMTGA
- the yhbH gene encoding sporulation protein YhbH, translated to MTVFREFDNRGRDRSSEDRLRHRRLVEDSIKKDIGNIIAQESIIGKSKDKKIKIPIKGIKEYRFVYGKNKPELGSGNGNEKRGDIIGTDQVQNGKEGDQAGNGEGEDIYETEITIEELINYLFDDLDLPYMERKKFNEIESEKKFKRLGYQRKGIKPRLAKKRSVIEKLKREKIASRGRDKDIDKDDCEKERFPFKEDDLRYYHLRKDVKRESNAVVICIMDTSGSMNITKKYIARSFFFLLYQFVRLKYLNVEVVFVSHSTIAKEVSENEFFHKGQSGGTYISSGYQKALEIIEKRYNPSVWNVYAFHCSDGDNWREDNDKAVQQAKKLCETCNLFGYGQIVVGGYIPTSSIKSQFLTNVKYPNFSVATISRKEDIIPALRKLLRKEKGLME
- a CDS encoding PrkA family serine protein kinase, whose product is MVRFTEIISKDREERKKKNFEGTFLDYLEILKEKPWLCMLAHQRMHDVIFSEGVDVINTAENPRLRRIYGNDMIKKYNFFKEFYGIDKILMKIVNYFKTAAMKGEESRQVLYLVGPVGAGKSSIMEALKRGLEKRDPVYAIKGCPMREEPLHLVPNHLREKFEELLDVKIEGDLCPICRYRLKHEYNNEFENFPVESVDFSIRSRKGIGVVPPVDPNNQDTSVLIGSVDISKLDLYSEDDPRVLSLNGAFNVGNRGIVEFIEVFKNEIEYLHTMITATQEKSIPSPGKSSMIYFDGIILAHSNEGEWNKFKSDHTNEAILDRIVKIEVPYCLELDEEIKIYNKILNKSNFDAHIAPHTIEVASMFAILTRLVPSSKVNLLTKLKIYNGEEIVEKGTTKKIDIIELREDSPREGMTGISPRFIMKVLDHAIAESEHNCINPISVLETFVQAVKDLAIGEDAKKKYLNFLQNVIKKEYHKILESEVTKAFIHGYKEQAEDLFNNYLDHAEAFVNKTKIKDESTGEELEPDEEFLKSIEEQIKITGSAAKGFRQDVTSYMFYVMRNGGKIDYTCYQPLKEAIEKKLTTSVRELSRVITRTKVRDKGQRKKYDAMVEEMKRNGYCEHCCNVILKYAANNLWKD
- the trmB gene encoding tRNA (guanosine(46)-N7)-methyltransferase TrmB — its product is MRLRYVQGGLERLQSHDKVVIKPEEYKGNWKNKFNNDNPIHVEFGSGRGGFIVQMAEKNPNINYLAFERNSKVIIRGVNKLEEKPKGNFYFVHSDIRKIEDIFNENEINRVYLNFSDPWPKKRHFKRRLTYRSFLGLYEKLLIPHGELHFKTDNVDLFDFSIEELKEARWEISLITRDLHNSEHVQGNVMTEYEEKFVKRGQAINKLIAISPKK